In one window of Methanoculleus chikugoensis DNA:
- a CDS encoding uracil-xanthine permease family protein, whose amino-acid sequence MEFSYGIDDRPRPASLLIFGLQWLAVSVPLVLITGRVVAGLEAGGSAVPYLQRLFLLVALVLLAQVYLGHRLPLVLGPATVLLVGILASLDAGFPAINASLAIGGLLLTGLAATGLIGHLRRLFTPRVIAVVLMLIAFTLAPIILDLITDGGGTVPATQTFLFAVAFALVLFAAHGFLKGVWKSTLPLWAILLGTPVYIALFGAVSLPPADTALVALPENLLAPLAVPDAGVLAAFLICYLALATNDLGSIQSVGSLLKAEGMGERVNRGVAVTGLGNALAGVTGVIGPVNFSLSPGIIAATGCASRFALVPAAVGLGLVAASPLAIGYLESIPAPVIGVVLTYVMAAQIAAGLMLGQESGTVGTFDGGLVVGIPLLLGTLVAFLPPEVAAGFPALIRPLITNGFVVGIVTVLLLEHIVYRRLQASG is encoded by the coding sequence ATGGAGTTCTCTTACGGCATCGACGACCGGCCGCGGCCGGCATCGCTCCTCATCTTCGGTCTGCAGTGGCTGGCGGTGAGCGTACCCCTCGTCCTCATCACCGGCAGGGTAGTTGCCGGGCTCGAAGCCGGGGGATCGGCCGTCCCGTACCTCCAGAGACTCTTCCTCCTCGTTGCGCTGGTGCTGCTCGCGCAGGTGTATCTCGGGCACCGGCTCCCCCTGGTGCTCGGACCGGCGACGGTGCTCCTGGTCGGCATCCTTGCAAGCCTCGATGCAGGGTTTCCGGCCATCAATGCGTCGCTGGCGATCGGCGGGCTCCTCCTCACCGGACTTGCGGCGACCGGCCTCATCGGACACCTCAGACGCCTCTTCACGCCCCGGGTGATCGCGGTCGTCCTCATGCTCATCGCGTTCACCCTCGCACCCATCATCCTCGATCTCATCACGGACGGCGGCGGCACGGTTCCGGCGACGCAGACCTTCCTCTTTGCCGTCGCGTTTGCGCTCGTCCTCTTCGCCGCACACGGATTTCTCAAAGGGGTATGGAAGTCAACCCTGCCGCTCTGGGCGATCCTCCTCGGCACCCCGGTCTACATCGCTCTCTTCGGGGCGGTCTCTCTGCCGCCCGCGGATACCGCTCTCGTCGCGCTGCCTGAAAACCTGCTCGCACCGCTCGCCGTGCCCGACGCCGGGGTGCTCGCAGCGTTCCTGATCTGCTACCTCGCGCTCGCCACGAATGACCTCGGGTCGATCCAGTCGGTGGGCAGTTTGCTCAAAGCCGAGGGAATGGGCGAACGGGTGAACCGCGGGGTGGCCGTCACCGGCCTCGGGAACGCCCTTGCGGGTGTTACAGGAGTGATCGGCCCGGTGAACTTCTCGCTCTCCCCGGGCATCATCGCCGCCACCGGGTGCGCGTCACGGTTCGCCCTCGTCCCGGCCGCGGTCGGGCTCGGGCTCGTGGCCGCATCGCCCCTTGCCATCGGCTACCTGGAGAGCATCCCGGCACCCGTCATCGGCGTCGTCCTCACTTACGTCATGGCCGCCCAGATTGCGGCGGGGCTCATGCTCGGCCAGGAGAGCGGGACGGTCGGGACGTTCGACGGAGGGCTGGTCGTCGGCATCCCCCTCCTTCTCGGGACGCTGGTGGCCTTCCTGCCCCCGGAGGTCGCCGCAGGGTTTCCGGCACTCATTCGCCCGCTGATCACGAATGGTTTCGTTGTGGGTATTGTCACGGTCTTACTGCTCGAGCACATCGTCTACCGGCGGCTACAGGCTTCGGGCTGA
- the iorA gene encoding indolepyruvate ferredoxin oxidoreductase subunit alpha, translating into MAIRYLLGNEGIAHACLEANIDFASGYPGTPSSEVIDVLRVQKERPFTVEWSTNEKVAFENALAAAWCGVRALCTMKHVGLNVAADPLMTSAYTGVTGGFVILSADDPFAHSSQNEQDTRRYAHFARLPCLDPASVQEAHDMMRDAFALSEEFGLPVIFRPTTRICHSKGDVDLGEVGTEHRAAEFRRDPKQYVVIPAHTRVLHKKLNEKQPDLKRRLVELGYNRHTIRGKTAVVASGVSAAYVREVLPADVSLAIVGAYPIDEEWLRDFVDRHDKVLVVEELDPVVEEVVRQVATKTEVFGKIDGTVPYEGEFTPATVAAALGKAGITPTATFPAAAPVPGVPPRPPILCAGCMHRPTFYAMRKVFRDGIFPSDIGCYTLGLQLGAVDTTICMGASITVGSGIARSGEERPVVSTIGDSTFLHTGIPGLLNAVYNGADMVVVILDNRITAMTGHQPNPNTGMTATGEESTPISLDAICRSCGVSWVETVDPYDLPVLLDTLRRAKERRGVRVVIAKQPCVITARRSGIRRKPYTVDPERCTGCGACRSFGCPAIAFVDKNATITELCAGCGVCADICPSGAIVMGGRR; encoded by the coding sequence ATGGCAATACGGTACCTACTCGGAAACGAGGGCATCGCTCACGCGTGCCTTGAGGCAAACATCGATTTTGCCAGCGGTTATCCCGGCACGCCGTCCTCCGAAGTGATCGACGTCCTCCGGGTGCAGAAGGAGCGGCCCTTCACCGTGGAGTGGTCCACGAACGAGAAGGTCGCCTTCGAGAACGCGCTCGCCGCCGCCTGGTGCGGGGTTCGCGCGCTCTGCACCATGAAGCACGTCGGGCTGAACGTGGCGGCCGACCCCCTGATGACGAGCGCATACACCGGGGTGACCGGCGGGTTCGTCATCCTCTCCGCCGACGACCCCTTCGCGCACAGTTCCCAGAACGAGCAGGATACCCGGCGCTACGCGCACTTCGCCCGGCTCCCCTGCCTCGACCCGGCATCGGTTCAGGAGGCGCACGATATGATGCGGGACGCCTTCGCCCTCTCCGAAGAGTTCGGTCTGCCGGTGATCTTCCGCCCCACCACCCGGATCTGTCACTCGAAGGGCGACGTCGACCTCGGAGAGGTCGGCACCGAGCACCGGGCCGCCGAGTTCCGGCGCGACCCGAAGCAGTACGTGGTCATCCCCGCGCATACCCGGGTGCTGCACAAGAAACTGAACGAAAAACAGCCAGACCTCAAGCGGCGGCTGGTCGAACTCGGCTACAACCGCCACACCATCCGGGGCAAAACCGCCGTCGTCGCGAGCGGCGTCTCGGCCGCCTACGTCCGGGAAGTGCTCCCCGCCGACGTCTCGCTCGCGATCGTCGGCGCCTACCCGATCGACGAGGAGTGGCTCCGGGACTTCGTCGACCGGCACGATAAGGTTCTCGTCGTCGAAGAACTCGATCCGGTCGTCGAGGAGGTTGTCCGGCAGGTGGCGACAAAGACCGAGGTCTTCGGTAAGATCGACGGCACGGTTCCGTATGAAGGGGAGTTCACCCCGGCGACCGTCGCCGCCGCCCTCGGGAAGGCGGGCATAACCCCCACGGCGACCTTCCCGGCGGCAGCCCCGGTCCCGGGAGTCCCGCCCCGTCCGCCGATCCTCTGCGCCGGGTGCATGCACCGGCCGACGTTTTACGCGATGCGGAAGGTCTTCCGCGACGGCATCTTCCCGAGCGACATCGGGTGCTACACCCTCGGGCTCCAGCTCGGCGCGGTGGACACCACCATCTGCATGGGCGCCTCGATCACCGTCGGGAGCGGGATCGCCCGGTCGGGGGAGGAGCGCCCCGTGGTCTCGACCATCGGCGACTCGACGTTCCTGCACACGGGAATACCGGGACTCTTAAACGCCGTCTACAACGGCGCCGATATGGTCGTCGTCATCCTGGACAACCGGATCACCGCCATGACCGGCCACCAGCCGAACCCCAACACCGGCATGACGGCCACGGGCGAGGAGAGCACCCCGATATCGCTCGACGCGATCTGCCGGTCGTGCGGGGTCTCCTGGGTCGAGACGGTCGACCCCTACGACCTTCCGGTGCTCCTCGACACCCTCCGCAGGGCAAAGGAGCGGAGGGGTGTCCGGGTCGTCATCGCAAAGCAGCCCTGCGTCATCACCGCACGGCGGAGCGGGATCAGGCGCAAACCCTACACGGTCGACCCCGAACGGTGCACGGGCTGCGGCGCCTGCCGGTCGTTCGGCTGCCCGGCGATCGCGTTCGTCGATAAGAACGCGACGATAACCGAACTCTGCGCCGGTTGCGGCGTCTGCGCGGACATCTGTCCGTCGGGCGCGATCGTCATGGGGGGACGGCGATGA
- a CDS encoding ABC transporter ATP-binding protein, translating to MNAVEVRGLSRSFDGRDILRDVSFTVGHGEIFGYLGPNGAGKTTTIRILLGLLAPGAGDVRVLGRDLAADDDARARVGVLFENNGLADRMSAADNLAYYAGLYGVDDPAERIDELLALVDLADRRNDPVGTFSTGMKRKLGIARAILHRPEILFLDEPSSGLDPGAQRMVRDLILELSRREEMTVFLNSHHLDEVQRICSTVAILAEGRIRAFDSVENLTAASGRPAVTVALTDPGDRARACETVGSLPFVAGCDADGDALRCTLADPAAIPDLVAALVGAGFRIEEVRRSSRSLEEIYLEHVGRAEGGA from the coding sequence GTGAACGCCGTCGAGGTCCGGGGCCTCTCGCGGTCCTTCGACGGCCGCGATATCCTCCGCGACGTCTCGTTCACCGTCGGGCATGGGGAGATCTTCGGCTACCTCGGCCCGAACGGCGCCGGGAAGACCACGACCATCCGGATCCTGCTCGGCCTCCTCGCCCCCGGCGCGGGCGATGTCCGGGTCCTCGGGAGGGACCTCGCCGCCGACGACGATGCGCGTGCGCGAGTCGGGGTGCTCTTCGAGAACAACGGCCTTGCCGACCGGATGAGCGCCGCGGACAACCTGGCCTACTACGCCGGGCTCTACGGCGTCGACGACCCGGCGGAGCGGATCGACGAACTCCTCGCGCTCGTCGATCTCGCCGACCGGCGGAACGACCCGGTCGGGACGTTCTCGACCGGGATGAAGAGGAAACTCGGTATCGCCCGGGCGATCCTCCACCGCCCGGAGATCCTCTTCCTCGACGAACCCTCTTCCGGCCTCGACCCCGGCGCGCAGAGGATGGTCCGCGACCTCATCCTCGAACTCTCCCGCCGGGAGGAGATGACCGTCTTCTTAAACTCCCACCACCTCGACGAGGTCCAGCGGATCTGCTCCACGGTCGCGATCCTCGCCGAGGGCAGGATCCGCGCCTTCGACTCGGTGGAGAACCTCACCGCGGCATCAGGCCGTCCGGCCGTGACGGTCGCCCTCACCGACCCCGGCGATCGCGCCCGCGCGTGCGAGACCGTCGGGAGCCTCCCGTTCGTTGCCGGGTGCGACGCAGACGGCGACGCCCTCCGATGCACCCTCGCCGATCCGGCCGCGATACCCGACCTCGTTGCGGCCCTTGTCGGGGCAGGGTTCCGTATCGAGGAGGTCCGCCGGTCGTCGCGGTCGCTTGAGGAGATCTACCTCGAACACGTCGGCCGGGCGGAGGGCGGGGCATGA